The nucleotide window AATCGCACCttcgacgctgcttgcggACGTTGACACAACAAACTGTATTGAGCCCATAGCTGTCGGTCACACTGCCAGACCCAAACATCATGTACTGGGCCAAGTCCCACGACTTGGTTTCCTCCATGTCAACGGGATGCTACCGCGGAACGAAGCTAATGCCGCAGACAGACAAGTTTGCGCCTCAGCAATTTGGCAATTCCAAGATCGATATCTATAACGATTCCGCAGCGGATGTGCCGACGACAATTCCACCACAGTTCGCGGATCAGGACCGTCAGCCACCGTATGAATCGCCGAAGACAAGCAAACAGAGTCCACTGGAACGTCCCGAGCGTGGCTACTTGACTTTCACTCACAGCAATCCATCTTCGTCGGCGAAGGCCACCATAGGTACCGATAGCCGATCCATGTCTCGGTGGTTCCGATCTCGGCATTTTCAAGCTGTGTGGGAGCGGCTCGATTCGGGTTCTTCCGAAACACGTCCGTCACATCCATATACGGAGCTCATTAAACTTTGCATTTTGAAGCGACCCGAGGGAAAACTCACTCTCAACCAGCTCTATCGCGACCTTGAAGACAAGTTTCCCTTCTTTGCCGCTTCGCAAAAGGGCAAAGGCTGGAAGGTGAGTCTCATTTCTGTCTCATGGGTGGCGTCACGAGCTCTCAGCTGCAACAGCTGACAAACCACGTATTCTTGTCCATTGCCAAAAAAGAACACACTTCGACACAACTTGTCAACGCAAGCCTATTTCATCAAATTGGACCGCGAGCATGGGCAGCTTGGCAAAGGGCACTACTGGGCCTACTGCCCTGATCTCGAGAAACCCACTTCGCTGGCTCAGAGCTCGGTTGTGCAGCTCTCATCTTTATGGCCTCCCTCTGTTAGCGCGACGACCGTTCTTCCTCGAGAAGAGTCTGCTCGCGAGCTCTCCAGTGCGACACACTTCAAGCACTCACTTGATTTCGATCCTTCACCTTCCACTTTGCCCCGCTTCGAGGACTACAGCCTTCGACAGGAGTGGCACGAGCTACCTCGGATTCACCATCCCCCAACCCACCGGTTGGCGCCCAAATTTCGTTCGTTCGCATCTCCAATCCCGAAGCGTCGCTCTTCTAGCCCTGCTCGACATACCAACTCACTCTCACATCATTCAAGCAACGAATCCGGGCCGACCACCAGAATGCGATCAGCGACAATCCCGACTTTCTCGAGACTATCCTTCAAAACCCCAACGCAACAGCCCTCTTCTGCGTATGACAGGCGCAGATCTGATTGTCTCTGGCAGAACAAAGATACAAATCCGCTCACATCCTCCACATCCTCCTTGTCGGACATTGTACGtgacaacagcaacagc belongs to Mycosarcoma maydis chromosome 3, whole genome shotgun sequence and includes:
- a CDS encoding Forkhead transcription factor required for pathogenic development, encoding MYWAKSHDLVSSMSTGCYRGTKLMPQTDKFAPQQFGNSKIDIYNDSAADVPTTIPPQFADQDRQPPYESPKTSKQSPLERPERGYLTFTHSNPSSSAKATIGTDSRSMSRWFRSRHFQAVWERLDSGSSETRPSHPYTELIKLCILKRPEGKLTLNQLYRDLEDKFPFFAASQKGKGWKNTLRHNLSTQAYFIKLDREHGQLGKGHYWAYCPDLEKPTSLAQSSVVQLSSLWPPSVSATTVLPREESARELSSATHFKHSLDFDPSPSTLPRFEDYSLRQEWHELPRIHHPPTHRLAPKFRSFASPIPKRRSSSPARHTNSLSHHSSNESGPTTRMRSATIPTFSRLSFKTPTQQPSSAYDRRRSDCLWQNKDTNPLTSSTSSLSDIVRDNSNSSSSESSAQSDDAISRLPPLLDLPLRSAPAHHSLGDYYLSNPISRR